One region of Carya illinoinensis cultivar Pawnee chromosome 8, C.illinoinensisPawnee_v1, whole genome shotgun sequence genomic DNA includes:
- the LOC122319034 gene encoding uncharacterized protein LOC122319034, translating into MAMIGDALRQAFMPKHEYESLREEDKAWGKLQRPFVMASMAFICLVLIVCTIISLSIVFPPDIGKRPFCSDERLQPLTINTKGGGDSDLFPGAFYLTDQETVDYYWMVVFLPSMLIFFVSVVYLVAGITVAYAAPARHGCLKVVENNYCTSKRGGIRCLSLLNTIFAIIFGLLALFLGSTLLTLGNSCSVPLFWCYEFTSWGLVILYGGTAFFLRRKAAVILGEVDFSARNLGLEMLEANPLEVTPEVERRVNEGFKTWMGSSLLSSDEEDEPESYQEVPPPHIVYTNSNRQRV; encoded by the exons ATGGCGATGATCGGCGACGCGCTTCGCCAAGCGTTCATGCCGAAGCATGAGTACGAGAGCCTCCGGGAGGAAGATAAGGCGTGGGGCAAACTCCAGAGACCTTTCGTAATGGCTTCCATGGCTTTCATCTGCCTAGTACTAATTGTATGTACCATTATTAGTCTGAGCATCGTGTTCCCGCCCGACATTGGGAAGAGGCCATTTTGCAGTGATGAGAGGCTCCAGCCACTGACTATTAACACGAAAGGAGGAGGCGATTCCGATCTGTTTCCTGGCGCGTTTTATCTCACGGACCAGGAGACTGTGGATTACTACTGGATGGTCGTGTTCCTTCCCTCCATGTTAATTTTCTTCGTCTCGGTTGTCTATCTTGTTGCAG GAATCACTGTTGCTTATGCTGCTCCAGCAAGACATGGGTGCTTGAAGGTAGTCGAAAATAATTACTGTACCTCAAAAAGAg GTGGCATTCGTTGTCTCTCTCTGCTGAATACTATCTTTGCAATCATTTTTGGTCTTCTTGCATTATTTCTTGGATCAACGCTCCTCACATTAGGTAACAGCTGCTCTGTGCCCCTGTTTTGGTGCTATGAGTTCACATCATGGGGGCTGGTTATTTTGTATGGAGGAACTGCATTCTTCCTAAGAAGGAAAGCAGCTGTGATTCTCGGTGAGGTAGATTTTAGTGCTAGAAACCTTGGGCTGGAAATGTTGGAGGCTAATCCCTTGGAAGTCACACCAGAGGTGGAAAGGCGTGTTAATGAAGGGTTTAAGACATGGATGGGGTCGTCCCTCTTATCCTCTGACGAAGAAGATGAACCCGAAAGTTATCAGGAAGTGCCTCCTCCTCATATTGTTTATACCAATTCTAACAGGCAAAGAGTGTGA
- the LOC122318714 gene encoding TOM1-like protein 9 isoform X1: MVNSMVERATSDMLIGPDWAMNIEICDTLNHDPGQSKDVVKGIKKRIGSKNSKVQLLALTLLETVVKNCGDIVHMHVAEKDVLHEMVKIVKKKPDFHVKEKILILIDTWQEAFGGPRARYPQYYAAYQELLRAGAVFPQRSERPAPIFTPPQTHPLTSYPHNIRYPDNQQETAESSAESEFPTLSLSEIQNARGIMDVLTEMLSAIEPGNKEGLRQEVIVDLVEQCRTYKQRVVHLVNSTSDESLLCQGLALNDDLQRVLAKHEAIASGTSLPTEKPKPEPVRALVDVGGPLVDTHPSGRSTSGASAEVQPLNQLLLPAPPPTNAAAPSARVDPKIDLLSGDDYSSPKAGTSLALVPVGGQQPASPVSQQNALVLFDMFSETNTPNSVNTQSANLAGQINLSAPQIEQQRSFQSPQGGFYSNGSVPNAGPSQYEQSMNMQGAGSAWNGQIAQQQQPHSPAYGAQSSSSLPPPPWEAQPVDNGSPVAGAQYSQPVQLTQMVVAHAPSGAHSSLGPQPMGKDQVVGMYIQPITSSHLSAINSQVGQSQQLGWHSQPIQGGPYMGMLPQPMQTAQMASMYPQQMYGNQFAGYGYGQPQGVQYLEQRMYGLSVSHDNNGLRNSYQVSTSSYIPPNKPSKPEDKLFGDLVDMAKVKSTKPTPGRAGSM, translated from the exons ATGGTGAATTCAATGGTGGAACGAGCCACGAGCGACATGCTGATCGGTCCAGATTGGGCCATGAACATAGAGATCTGCGATACGCTTAATCACGACCCTGG GCAATCGAAGGATGTTGTTAAAGGAATAAAGAAACGTATTGGCAGTAAGAATTCAAAAGTTCAACTTCTTGCCTTAACA CTACTGGAGACAGTCGTAAAGAATTGTGGGGACATTGTTCATATGCATGTAGCAGAGAAGGATGTACTTCATGAGATGGTGAAGATAGTAAAAAAGAAG CCTGACTTTCATGTCAAAGAGAAGATATTGATCCTGATAGATACTTGGCAAGAAGCTTTTGGTGGACCGAGGGCAAGATATCCACAGTATTATGCTGCATACCAAGAATTGTTG CGTGCTGGGGCAGTATTCCCTCAGAGATCTGAAAGGCCTGCACCTATATTCACACCTCCACAAACACATCCTTTGACATCATATCCTCATAATATACGCTATCCTGACAATCAGCAAGAAACAGCTGAATCATCTGCAGAGTCTGAGTTTCCAACCTTGAG CCTGTCTGAAATTCAGAATGCACGCGGCATCATGGATGTCCTTACCGAAATGCTAAGCGCAATAGAGCCTGGGAATAAAGAG GGGCTTAGGCAGGAGGTTATTGTTGACTTGGTCGAACAGTGCCGTACATACAAGCAGAGAGTGGTGCATCTTGTTAACTCGACTTC gGATGAATCACTGCTGTGCCAAGGACTAGCACTTAATGATGACTTGCAGCGTGTACTGGCTAAGCATGAAGCAATTGCTTCAGGAACTTCTCTTCCAACAGAGAAACCAAAGCCTGAACCTGTTAGAGCACTTGTTGACGTTGGTGGTCCTCTAGTTGATACTCATCCCAGTGGGAG ATCCACCTCGGGTGCTAGTGCAGAGGTGCAGCCACTGAACCAGTTGTTGCTTCCTGCTCCTCCTCCAACTAATGCTGCAGCTCCTTCAGCAAGAGTTGATCCCAAAATAGACCTGCTCAGTGGTGACGACTATAGCTCACCCAAGGCAGGAACTTCATTGGCTCTTGTTCCCGTGGGAGGACAACAGCCAGCCAGTCCAGTATCTCAGCAGAACGCCCTTGTTCTCTTTGACATGTTCTCAGAAACTAACACTCCAAATTCTGTCAATACTCAATCTGCCAATCTGGCTGGACAAATCAATCTGTCAGCTCCACAAATAGAACAGCAGCGGAGTTTTCAATCCCCTCAAGGTGGATTTTACTCGAATGGAAGTGTCCCAAATGCTGGACCATCTCAGTATGAGCAATCAATGAACATGCAAGGTGCTGGTTCTGCCTGGAATGGACAGATTGCACAGCAGCAGCAGCCACATTCGCCCGCCTATG GTGCTCAAAGTAGCTCATCATTACCACCTCCACCTTGGGAAGCCCAGCCTGTGGACAACGGTAGTCCAGTAGCAGGTGCTCAATACTCTCAACCGGTGCAACTTACTCAAATGGTTGTTGCGCATGCACCGAGTGGTGCACATTCTTCTCTGGGACCTCAACCAATGGGGAAGGACCAGGTAGTAGGTATGTATATCCAGCCAATTACAAGCAGCCATTTGTCGGCAATCAATAGCCAGGTTGGTCAGAGCCAGCAGTTGGGTTGGCACTCTCAGCCAATCCAGGGAGGGCCGTATATGGGAATGCTTCCACAGCCAATGCAAACTGCCCAGATGGCATCAATGTATCCTCAACAAATGTATGGGAACCAATTTGCAGGTTATGGCTATGGTCAGCCACAAGGGGTGCAATACCTAGAGCAGCGCATGTACGGATTATCTGTTAGTCATGATAACAATGGCTTGCGAAACTCCTACCAGGTTTCAACTTCATCTTATATCCCACCTAACAAGCCTTCTAAGCCAGAGGATAAGCTCTTTGGGGATCTTGTTGACATGGCAAAAGTGAAATCAACGAAACCCACTCCTGGTAGAGCTGGTAGCATGTGA
- the LOC122318714 gene encoding TOM1-like protein 9 isoform X2: MHVAEKDVLHEMVKIVKKKPDFHVKEKILILIDTWQEAFGGPRARYPQYYAAYQELLRAGAVFPQRSERPAPIFTPPQTHPLTSYPHNIRYPDNQQETAESSAESEFPTLSLSEIQNARGIMDVLTEMLSAIEPGNKEGLRQEVIVDLVEQCRTYKQRVVHLVNSTSDESLLCQGLALNDDLQRVLAKHEAIASGTSLPTEKPKPEPVRALVDVGGPLVDTHPSGRSTSGASAEVQPLNQLLLPAPPPTNAAAPSARVDPKIDLLSGDDYSSPKAGTSLALVPVGGQQPASPVSQQNALVLFDMFSETNTPNSVNTQSANLAGQINLSAPQIEQQRSFQSPQGGFYSNGSVPNAGPSQYEQSMNMQGAGSAWNGQIAQQQQPHSPAYGAQSSSSLPPPPWEAQPVDNGSPVAGAQYSQPVQLTQMVVAHAPSGAHSSLGPQPMGKDQVVGMYIQPITSSHLSAINSQVGQSQQLGWHSQPIQGGPYMGMLPQPMQTAQMASMYPQQMYGNQFAGYGYGQPQGVQYLEQRMYGLSVSHDNNGLRNSYQVSTSSYIPPNKPSKPEDKLFGDLVDMAKVKSTKPTPGRAGSM; the protein is encoded by the exons ATGCATGTAGCAGAGAAGGATGTACTTCATGAGATGGTGAAGATAGTAAAAAAGAAG CCTGACTTTCATGTCAAAGAGAAGATATTGATCCTGATAGATACTTGGCAAGAAGCTTTTGGTGGACCGAGGGCAAGATATCCACAGTATTATGCTGCATACCAAGAATTGTTG CGTGCTGGGGCAGTATTCCCTCAGAGATCTGAAAGGCCTGCACCTATATTCACACCTCCACAAACACATCCTTTGACATCATATCCTCATAATATACGCTATCCTGACAATCAGCAAGAAACAGCTGAATCATCTGCAGAGTCTGAGTTTCCAACCTTGAG CCTGTCTGAAATTCAGAATGCACGCGGCATCATGGATGTCCTTACCGAAATGCTAAGCGCAATAGAGCCTGGGAATAAAGAG GGGCTTAGGCAGGAGGTTATTGTTGACTTGGTCGAACAGTGCCGTACATACAAGCAGAGAGTGGTGCATCTTGTTAACTCGACTTC gGATGAATCACTGCTGTGCCAAGGACTAGCACTTAATGATGACTTGCAGCGTGTACTGGCTAAGCATGAAGCAATTGCTTCAGGAACTTCTCTTCCAACAGAGAAACCAAAGCCTGAACCTGTTAGAGCACTTGTTGACGTTGGTGGTCCTCTAGTTGATACTCATCCCAGTGGGAG ATCCACCTCGGGTGCTAGTGCAGAGGTGCAGCCACTGAACCAGTTGTTGCTTCCTGCTCCTCCTCCAACTAATGCTGCAGCTCCTTCAGCAAGAGTTGATCCCAAAATAGACCTGCTCAGTGGTGACGACTATAGCTCACCCAAGGCAGGAACTTCATTGGCTCTTGTTCCCGTGGGAGGACAACAGCCAGCCAGTCCAGTATCTCAGCAGAACGCCCTTGTTCTCTTTGACATGTTCTCAGAAACTAACACTCCAAATTCTGTCAATACTCAATCTGCCAATCTGGCTGGACAAATCAATCTGTCAGCTCCACAAATAGAACAGCAGCGGAGTTTTCAATCCCCTCAAGGTGGATTTTACTCGAATGGAAGTGTCCCAAATGCTGGACCATCTCAGTATGAGCAATCAATGAACATGCAAGGTGCTGGTTCTGCCTGGAATGGACAGATTGCACAGCAGCAGCAGCCACATTCGCCCGCCTATG GTGCTCAAAGTAGCTCATCATTACCACCTCCACCTTGGGAAGCCCAGCCTGTGGACAACGGTAGTCCAGTAGCAGGTGCTCAATACTCTCAACCGGTGCAACTTACTCAAATGGTTGTTGCGCATGCACCGAGTGGTGCACATTCTTCTCTGGGACCTCAACCAATGGGGAAGGACCAGGTAGTAGGTATGTATATCCAGCCAATTACAAGCAGCCATTTGTCGGCAATCAATAGCCAGGTTGGTCAGAGCCAGCAGTTGGGTTGGCACTCTCAGCCAATCCAGGGAGGGCCGTATATGGGAATGCTTCCACAGCCAATGCAAACTGCCCAGATGGCATCAATGTATCCTCAACAAATGTATGGGAACCAATTTGCAGGTTATGGCTATGGTCAGCCACAAGGGGTGCAATACCTAGAGCAGCGCATGTACGGATTATCTGTTAGTCATGATAACAATGGCTTGCGAAACTCCTACCAGGTTTCAACTTCATCTTATATCCCACCTAACAAGCCTTCTAAGCCAGAGGATAAGCTCTTTGGGGATCTTGTTGACATGGCAAAAGTGAAATCAACGAAACCCACTCCTGGTAGAGCTGGTAGCATGTGA